Proteins encoded by one window of Candidatus Aramenus sp. CH1:
- a CDS encoding nucleotidyltransferase family protein — translation MYPVKAIILAGGFGKRLRPLTDDKPKPMVEIAGRPIIEWQVTWLKSMGVRTFVISEGYKKETLINWLTENEGRLGVRFIHVVENEPLGTGGAVKKAMEVIDDEFVVVNGDIITNIDVRRLNVGECIATISLVPLRSPYGVVQTNDGKVVKFVEKPVLKEFWINAGVYLFSPKILEYLPEKGDMEKTTFPKLAERGLLCGKKFEDVYWRSIDSIKDVEEASAEVGQLFNFAQQG, via the coding sequence ATTTATCCTGTGAAAGCCATAATCCTAGCAGGCGGCTTCGGGAAGAGGTTAAGGCCCCTCACCGACGATAAGCCCAAGCCCATGGTGGAGATAGCCGGGAGGCCGATAATCGAGTGGCAGGTGACTTGGCTCAAGAGCATGGGGGTCAGAACGTTCGTCATTTCCGAGGGCTACAAGAAGGAGACGCTGATCAACTGGCTCACCGAGAACGAGGGGAGGCTAGGGGTTAGGTTTATTCACGTGGTAGAGAACGAGCCCCTCGGTACTGGGGGTGCAGTGAAGAAGGCCATGGAAGTGATAGACGACGAGTTCGTGGTGGTAAACGGGGACATAATAACCAACATAGACGTTAGGAGGCTGAACGTGGGCGAGTGCATAGCTACCATATCCCTAGTCCCCCTCAGGAGCCCATATGGCGTAGTTCAGACGAACGACGGAAAGGTAGTGAAGTTCGTGGAAAAACCAGTGTTAAAGGAGTTCTGGATTAACGCTGGAGTCTACTTGTTTTCGCCAAAAATACTGGAGTACCTTCCGGAGAAGGGAGACATGGAGAAAACCACCTTCCCCAAGCTTGCGGAGAGAGGCCTACTGTGCGGTAAGAAGTTCGAGGACGTGTACTGGAGGTCAATAGACTCAATAAAAGACGTAGAGGAAGCCTCGGCAGAGGTAGGCCAGCTGTTCAACTTCGCTCAACAAGGATGA
- a CDS encoding AAA family ATPase → MPGSGKTEFAKMLKEKGFQVISMGDVLRKRYEKEARHGEKLMDFAKRIREIYGEGVVARLSVEEVPPSAKLVAFEGVRSLYEVEEFKRLGEPLIVAIHSPPQLRYSRMMSRMRQDDSKDVQELRRRDLDEIKLGIGGVIAMADYVVLNDSSIEEFKRRSEEIIQRILR, encoded by the coding sequence ATGCCAGGCTCCGGAAAGACGGAATTCGCAAAGATGTTGAAAGAGAAGGGCTTCCAAGTGATCTCCATGGGCGACGTGCTCAGGAAAAGGTACGAAAAGGAGGCGAGGCACGGCGAAAAGCTAATGGACTTCGCCAAGAGGATAAGGGAGATCTACGGTGAGGGAGTTGTGGCGAGGCTGAGCGTAGAGGAAGTCCCTCCCTCAGCCAAGCTAGTTGCCTTTGAGGGGGTCAGAAGCTTGTACGAGGTGGAGGAGTTCAAGAGGCTGGGAGAACCGCTGATTGTGGCCATCCACTCCCCTCCTCAACTTAGGTACTCCAGAATGATGAGCAGGATGAGACAGGACGACTCCAAGGACGTCCAAGAGTTGAGGAGAAGGGATCTCGACGAAATAAAGTTGGGTATAGGGGGAGTCATAGCTATGGCGGACTACGTAGTACTCAACGACTCGTCGATCGAGGAGTTTAAGAGGAGGTCGGAAGAAATTATACAAAGGATATTAAGATGA
- a CDS encoding CCA tRNA nucleotidyltransferase: MSNSTQLNQVLREVLSRVKPTEEDEHKIGQSLNVVLERLKGLDAQVHGSFRKGTWLKGDADVDVFVFFPKEVGKEYLRTEALKLLLERLKGLEVDMAYAEHPYLITRVEGVEVDVVPGLKVESGEEALTAVDRTPFHTEYVLSHLSDEQKDEVRLLKRFLKGIGVYGAEIKVQGFSGYVSELLVVKYGTFVRVLEEARKWRNPVKVELVKPKKEFDSPVIIPDPVDPRRNAAAAVSLKSLATFVIASHFFLKDPSISFFFPPEVKDARLMGDVLVTKVYIEEKGVEDVLWGQVYRSIERIRNELKAKGYRVIDVKGYGDSSVVTIAVQLESRYVGKYKLNQGPSFYLISSVEDFVEKNENVWVGEDGKLYSVKERKDALPEEIVKASLTLKYKHRIEQYWLEEEPEEPCLRRFLKKTPTWLK, from the coding sequence ATGAGCAACTCCACTCAGCTAAACCAGGTGCTTAGGGAAGTCCTCTCGAGGGTAAAGCCCACTGAGGAGGATGAACACAAGATAGGGCAGTCCCTCAACGTGGTGCTGGAGAGACTTAAGGGACTCGACGCGCAAGTCCACGGCTCCTTTAGGAAGGGAACCTGGCTGAAAGGGGACGCTGACGTAGACGTGTTCGTCTTCTTCCCCAAGGAAGTGGGTAAGGAGTACTTGAGGACTGAGGCCCTAAAGCTGTTGTTGGAGAGGCTTAAGGGACTGGAAGTGGACATGGCCTACGCTGAGCACCCATACCTAATAACCAGGGTGGAGGGGGTTGAAGTCGACGTCGTTCCCGGGCTAAAGGTGGAGAGCGGGGAAGAGGCGTTGACGGCAGTTGACAGGACGCCGTTCCACACGGAGTACGTGCTGTCCCACTTATCAGATGAGCAAAAGGACGAGGTGAGGCTCCTCAAGAGGTTTTTGAAGGGGATAGGGGTGTATGGAGCGGAGATAAAGGTTCAGGGTTTCTCAGGTTACGTCAGCGAGTTGCTCGTGGTAAAGTACGGTACCTTTGTGAGAGTCCTGGAGGAGGCTAGGAAGTGGAGGAACCCAGTCAAGGTAGAGCTTGTGAAGCCCAAGAAGGAATTTGACTCCCCGGTAATAATCCCAGACCCCGTTGACCCTAGGAGGAACGCGGCAGCAGCGGTTTCCCTCAAGAGCCTAGCTACATTCGTCATAGCCAGCCACTTCTTCCTTAAGGACCCCTCCATCAGCTTCTTCTTCCCACCGGAGGTAAAGGACGCTAGGCTAATGGGAGACGTATTGGTCACGAAGGTGTACATAGAGGAGAAGGGCGTGGAGGACGTGCTCTGGGGACAGGTCTACAGGAGCATTGAGAGGATAAGAAATGAGCTCAAGGCTAAGGGCTACAGGGTAATTGACGTTAAAGGCTATGGCGACTCCAGCGTTGTGACAATAGCCGTGCAACTTGAGTCGCGCTACGTGGGCAAATACAAGCTAAACCAGGGCCCCTCCTTTTACCTAATAAGCTCTGTGGAGGACTTCGTGGAAAAGAACGAAAACGTCTGGGTAGGCGAGGACGGTAAGCTCTACTCCGTAAAGGAGAGGAAGGACGCGTTACCGGAGGAAATAGTTAAAGCCTCGCTCACGTTAAAGTATAAACATAGGATAGAGCAGTACTGGTTGGAAGAGGAGCCAGAGGAGCCTTGCCTGAGGAGGTTTTTGAAAAAGACCCCAACTTGGTTGAAATAA
- the thpR gene encoding RNA 2',3'-cyclic phosphodiesterase yields MRLFIAIKIEGVPTILSLLEDLRLIGADVKLVEPENVHVTLAFLGEVEDSRVETIKRAMDGVKFNKFNVTLRGMGAFPSLSRPRVVWVGIEKGFNQMKEIRDQLVQNLKKVGVRPENDNEFLPHVTLGRVKGPRNLPKLSEFITKNADIIVGEMEVREITLFKSTLTPRGPIYEQLHSAKPGA; encoded by the coding sequence ATGAGGTTGTTTATAGCAATTAAAATTGAAGGCGTTCCAACAATACTTTCCCTCCTCGAGGACTTAAGACTCATTGGAGCTGACGTGAAGCTCGTCGAGCCGGAGAACGTGCACGTAACGCTTGCCTTCTTGGGGGAAGTGGAGGACTCTAGGGTCGAGACGATAAAGAGGGCCATGGACGGCGTGAAGTTCAACAAGTTTAACGTCACTTTAAGGGGAATGGGCGCTTTTCCCAGCCTCTCTAGGCCAAGGGTAGTCTGGGTCGGGATAGAGAAGGGGTTTAACCAGATGAAGGAGATCAGAGATCAGCTGGTCCAGAACCTCAAGAAGGTTGGAGTTAGGCCAGAGAACGACAACGAGTTCCTCCCCCACGTGACCTTAGGGAGGGTAAAGGGGCCCAGGAATTTGCCCAAGTTGAGCGAGTTCATCACGAAGAACGCCGACATAATTGTGGGGGAAATGGAGGTAAGGGAGATTACCCTCTTTAAGAGTACTTTGACCCCCAGGGGACCCATTTATGAGCAACTCCACTCAGCTAAACCAGGTGCTTAG
- a CDS encoding extracellular solute-binding protein, protein MNRTTLVGITVVVIIIVGVAVYLLIPKSHTTTTTSPTATPTSSTTITPSSETPISVWVADAYTAEAETLLNAFRNSTGIPILMAKGGGSFGLAREIETEGSSAGVTVFMPVALSAATTDLGQYNSGWAIAFVADQLSIAYTNASINNQYAKEALTDAQNGNWSGFFTILTSGKVKVGISDPNTDPAGCRAWIVLEIAGYLYQHNMSYYYDRMLDNQGNVTASNAAELVPDLTAGNINFLFIYKSAAIAKHLGYVQLPDQLNLGDPAYANFYYNFTYKLATGIAHGSPIYLYITVPKATNNYNEAIQFVIFVVEHSNILSQYGLAPLKPAFLFNTTAVPPQIAQLISEGYLQVANSS, encoded by the coding sequence ATGAATAGGACAACTCTTGTAGGAATAACTGTAGTAGTAATAATAATTGTTGGAGTTGCAGTATATTTGTTGATCCCAAAGAGCCACACCACTACTACAACTAGCCCAACCGCCACTCCGACCAGCTCAACTACCATCACCCCGAGCTCTGAAACTCCGATCTCCGTGTGGGTAGCGGACGCGTATACGGCAGAGGCTGAGACCTTGCTTAACGCCTTCCGCAACTCGACTGGAATCCCAATACTGATGGCAAAAGGTGGAGGATCCTTTGGGCTCGCTCGCGAAATAGAGACAGAGGGATCAAGTGCTGGAGTGACCGTATTTATGCCGGTAGCGTTAAGCGCAGCGACGACAGACCTAGGCCAATACAACTCCGGGTGGGCAATAGCCTTCGTAGCAGACCAGCTATCGATCGCGTATACTAATGCAAGCATAAACAACCAGTACGCCAAGGAGGCCTTAACGGACGCCCAGAACGGGAACTGGTCAGGGTTCTTCACCATCTTAACAAGTGGTAAAGTCAAGGTAGGCATTTCTGACCCCAACACAGACCCAGCCGGTTGCAGGGCGTGGATAGTGCTGGAGATAGCGGGTTACTTGTACCAGCACAACATGTCCTACTACTACGACAGGATGCTGGATAACCAAGGTAACGTTACAGCTTCAAACGCTGCGGAACTCGTCCCAGACCTAACCGCAGGCAACATAAACTTCCTCTTCATTTACAAATCCGCAGCAATTGCCAAGCACCTAGGATACGTCCAGCTTCCCGACCAGCTGAACCTAGGAGACCCCGCTTACGCTAACTTCTACTACAACTTCACCTACAAGCTCGCCACAGGGATAGCCCACGGCTCCCCCATCTACTTGTACATCACTGTACCTAAGGCGACCAACAACTACAACGAGGCCATCCAGTTCGTGATCTTCGTGGTAGAGCACTCCAACATACTATCACAGTACGGGCTGGCCCCCTTGAAGCCTGCCTTCCTGTTCAACACTACCGCAGTCCCACCACAGATAGCCCAATTAATCTCAGAGGGATACTTACAAGTGGCGAACTCTTCATGA
- a CDS encoding ABC transporter permease, which produces MGFFVFNSPQAYSSTFLNSVLLTVTSSATAVAVDFALFTLLSYYLSRNRDLIADSLADVPASIPHPIVGVALVFLDSPYTPIGDFLRSLGINFFDTYLGLTSALVVVSAPIYIKSLKSFFDSLPRSYENYARSLGAGELRTFFSVVFPMSYKGIVTSLLVAMSRAMSEFGSIAIISYYVLGGPFNGVTPAPIQIYEYFGYYGPGVAVTASAIMIVIGIAVLATVRVVQYKLGGAAGI; this is translated from the coding sequence ATGGGCTTTTTCGTTTTCAATTCACCACAAGCTTACTCCTCAACCTTCTTGAATAGCGTTCTCCTCACGGTCACCTCTTCTGCCACTGCAGTCGCAGTGGACTTCGCCCTCTTCACCCTGCTCTCCTACTACCTCTCCAGGAACAGGGATCTCATCGCCGACTCCCTAGCTGACGTCCCTGCATCAATACCCCACCCCATCGTAGGGGTTGCCTTAGTGTTCTTGGACAGCCCCTACACCCCAATAGGGGACTTCCTGAGAAGCTTGGGGATAAACTTCTTCGACACATACCTAGGGTTGACATCGGCGTTGGTGGTGGTCTCAGCGCCCATCTACATTAAGAGCTTGAAGAGCTTCTTCGACTCCCTCCCCAGATCATACGAGAATTACGCGAGGAGCCTTGGGGCTGGAGAGCTCAGGACTTTCTTTTCCGTCGTGTTCCCAATGTCATATAAGGGGATCGTGACGTCCCTCCTCGTTGCCATGTCTAGGGCCATGAGCGAGTTCGGTTCCATCGCCATCATATCGTACTACGTGTTGGGAGGGCCATTTAACGGCGTTACCCCTGCGCCCATCCAGATATACGAGTACTTTGGTTATTACGGCCCAGGGGTAGCGGTGACCGCCTCGGCGATAATGATCGTAATAGGCATAGCTGTCCTAGCGACAGTAAGGGTAGTACAGTACAAGTTAGGTGGGGCCGCCGGGATTTGA
- the thrS gene encoding threonine--tRNA ligase, which yields MSLEHYKGLWLKGGITLALNLIDDNKRVVEVGLGERDFYVDVESESSMSLEEAKKYAVFKQSEVKMEGNSFSYKGQSVVVASDAKPEGNPRYFEILNISVHHPSAEKQYVRIRGVAFETEEQLKDYLGWLERASETDHRIIGEKMDLFSFHEEAGPGLVLYHPKGQLIRNELIQYMREINDSMGYQEVYTSHVYRTVLWKISGHYEMYKDKMLIFTHEDDELGIKPMNCPAHILIYKSKARSYRDLPIRFSEFGNVYRWEKKGELYGLLRIRGFTQDDGHIFLSEDQLKDEIKTLVKKTLEVLEKLGFKGEDVRINLSTRPDESIGSDELWEKATKSLVDALNELGIKYVVKEKEGAFYGPKIDFDIRDSLGRWWQLSTIQVDFNLPERFKLEYKDKDGKLKRPVMVHRAIYGSLERIMAILLEHYRGKLPTWLSPVQVRVLPINEEVRGYAETIANKLKSLRVRVEVDVEDTLSKRIKRAYDDGVPYILVVGKREMAEGKVTVRARGNVEVRGVDVERFTSELLKEVLNRSPTNTAIESLK from the coding sequence GGGTATAACGCTAGCGCTGAACTTGATAGACGACAACAAGAGGGTAGTTGAGGTAGGGTTGGGAGAAAGGGACTTCTACGTTGACGTGGAGTCCGAGAGCTCCATGAGCCTAGAGGAGGCAAAGAAGTACGCTGTTTTTAAGCAGAGCGAAGTGAAGATGGAGGGGAACTCCTTTTCATATAAGGGGCAGTCAGTAGTTGTTGCCTCTGACGCAAAGCCAGAGGGGAACCCGAGGTACTTTGAGATCCTGAACATCTCAGTCCACCACCCTTCCGCGGAAAAGCAGTACGTTAGGATAAGGGGCGTGGCGTTCGAAACCGAGGAACAGCTGAAGGACTACTTAGGCTGGCTGGAGAGGGCCTCCGAGACCGACCACAGGATAATCGGCGAAAAGATGGACCTCTTCAGCTTCCACGAGGAAGCGGGGCCTGGCCTAGTCCTTTACCACCCCAAGGGACAACTAATTAGGAACGAGCTGATCCAGTATATGAGGGAGATAAACGACTCCATGGGCTACCAGGAGGTCTACACCAGCCACGTGTACAGGACGGTGCTGTGGAAGATAAGCGGGCACTACGAGATGTACAAGGACAAGATGCTCATCTTTACCCACGAGGACGACGAGCTGGGGATAAAGCCAATGAACTGCCCAGCCCACATCTTGATATACAAGTCAAAGGCGAGGAGCTACAGGGACTTGCCAATAAGGTTCTCGGAGTTCGGCAACGTCTACAGGTGGGAAAAGAAGGGGGAGCTCTACGGCCTACTGAGGATAAGGGGGTTCACTCAAGACGACGGGCACATCTTCCTGAGTGAGGACCAGCTAAAGGACGAGATAAAGACTCTGGTGAAGAAGACCCTAGAGGTCTTGGAGAAACTGGGATTCAAGGGAGAGGACGTTAGGATAAACTTGAGCACGAGGCCAGACGAGAGCATAGGCTCTGACGAGCTCTGGGAAAAGGCAACCAAGAGCCTAGTTGACGCGTTGAACGAGCTCGGGATTAAGTACGTGGTCAAGGAGAAGGAGGGGGCCTTTTACGGACCAAAGATAGACTTTGACATAAGGGACAGCCTAGGGAGGTGGTGGCAACTATCGACAATCCAAGTCGACTTCAACCTGCCTGAAAGGTTCAAGTTGGAGTACAAGGACAAGGACGGCAAACTGAAGAGGCCAGTGATGGTACACAGGGCGATATATGGCTCCTTGGAGAGAATCATGGCCATCCTGCTGGAGCACTACAGGGGGAAGTTGCCAACTTGGCTGAGCCCAGTGCAGGTAAGGGTGTTGCCAATAAACGAGGAGGTGAGAGGTTACGCTGAGACCATAGCCAACAAGCTCAAATCCCTCAGGGTTAGGGTCGAAGTGGACGTGGAGGACACCCTGTCAAAGAGGATAAAGAGAGCTTACGACGACGGGGTTCCCTACATACTGGTGGTGGGGAAGAGAGAAATGGCAGAGGGCAAGGTCACCGTGAGGGCTAGGGGCAACGTAGAGGTAAGGGGAGTGGACGTAGAGAGGTTTACCTCCGAGCTCCTCAAGGAGGTATTAAATAGGAGCCCCACCAATACAGCTATTGAGAGCCTCAAATGA
- a CDS encoding SDR family oxidoreductase translates to MIALVTGASKGIGKSVALRLKKLGYTVVAVSRTPPEMGDVKYVADVSNKDEVKKIVEETLEKFSAIDVLVNNAGFGVYGSFHETPLEEEEYMVKTNLLGPIYFTKFVLPSMISKRRGNIVNIVSEAAYVSSPKLLVYSATKAGLASLTNGLWAEARKFNVKVSGIYPGPVKTNFSSHPSFKGVKNSFDKFAVEPEKVADAVVKAIKTGKREIYVPSKLLLDPYFLKFSNLFQSITYRIVSKWFS, encoded by the coding sequence ATGATCGCCCTGGTCACTGGAGCTTCAAAGGGAATAGGGAAGAGCGTTGCTTTAAGGCTCAAAAAGCTCGGGTACACCGTGGTCGCGGTTTCCAGGACTCCTCCTGAGATGGGCGACGTGAAATACGTGGCAGACGTCTCCAACAAGGACGAGGTCAAGAAAATAGTTGAGGAGACCTTGGAGAAGTTCTCTGCAATAGACGTGCTAGTGAACAACGCCGGCTTTGGAGTCTACGGCTCCTTCCACGAGACCCCGCTAGAAGAGGAGGAGTACATGGTGAAAACCAATCTCCTCGGGCCAATCTACTTCACCAAGTTTGTCCTGCCTTCCATGATCTCTAAGAGGAGGGGCAACATAGTCAACATAGTCTCTGAGGCAGCCTACGTCTCGTCTCCTAAACTCCTCGTGTACTCCGCTACGAAGGCAGGACTGGCTAGCTTAACAAACGGCCTTTGGGCCGAGGCGAGGAAGTTCAACGTAAAGGTCTCAGGAATTTACCCTGGGCCCGTAAAGACCAACTTCTCCTCCCATCCCTCGTTCAAGGGAGTGAAGAACTCCTTCGATAAGTTCGCCGTTGAGCCAGAGAAGGTGGCGGACGCCGTGGTAAAGGCGATAAAGACGGGTAAGAGGGAAATTTATGTGCCCTCTAAGTTATTACTTGACCCGTATTTTCTGAAATTCTCTAACCTTTTCCAGTCTATTACATATAGGATTGTAAGTAAATGGTTTAGCTAG
- a CDS encoding methylated-DNA--[protein]-cysteine S-methyltransferase, with product MIVYGIYKSFLGPITVARDEKGFMMLDFCDCAERELLDNSAFADFFHKLDKYFEGKEVDLREPLSLRVNEFRLRVFKEVMKVPWGKTKTYKEIAEAIGSSPRAVGVALSKNPVLLIIPCHRIVSENGIGGYSRGVEIKRKLLELEGIKYSENI from the coding sequence ATGATAGTTTACGGAATCTACAAGAGTTTTTTGGGCCCAATTACCGTAGCTAGGGACGAGAAGGGCTTCATGATGTTGGACTTCTGCGACTGTGCCGAGAGGGAGTTGCTGGACAACTCCGCCTTCGCCGACTTCTTCCACAAGCTGGACAAGTACTTCGAGGGGAAGGAGGTAGACCTAAGGGAACCTTTATCCCTAAGGGTCAACGAGTTTAGGCTTAGGGTGTTCAAGGAGGTCATGAAGGTGCCGTGGGGCAAGACTAAGACGTACAAGGAGATAGCGGAGGCTATTGGTTCGTCGCCTAGAGCTGTTGGAGTTGCCCTGTCAAAGAACCCCGTCCTCTTGATCATACCCTGCCACAGGATCGTGAGCGAGAACGGCATAGGGGGGTATTCAAGGGGAGTTGAAATAAAGAGGAAATTACTAGAACTAGAGGGTATAAAATATTCCGAAAACATTTAA
- a CDS encoding serine/threonine protein kinase has protein sequence MPEEVFEKDPNLVEIRAFIYPRFDEGIYKELVENGITHAYSFGGVQYGKLKVLGKGKTGVVVLLDRDKAVKIKRADSPKEGLELEARIQEMAYPSSPKVYLYGRNFIVMEYVRGRTLTPKDFGVLPDLLARARYLEEVKIEHLELSRPWRNVLVTGERTYIIDYDSSQVKENPNNVTKVLSAFKLYELAREYKKGRDLRKVLSTLTELLPSSSRRSLFPA, from the coding sequence TTGCCTGAGGAGGTTTTTGAAAAAGACCCCAACTTGGTTGAAATAAGGGCGTTTATATACCCTAGGTTCGACGAGGGAATATACAAAGAGTTAGTGGAAAACGGCATAACCCACGCCTACTCCTTCGGCGGAGTACAGTACGGGAAGCTTAAGGTATTGGGCAAAGGGAAGACAGGAGTTGTAGTGCTCCTAGACAGGGACAAGGCAGTAAAGATCAAGCGCGCAGACTCTCCCAAGGAGGGCTTGGAGCTGGAGGCAAGGATACAGGAGATGGCATATCCCTCCTCCCCAAAGGTATACCTTTACGGGAGAAATTTCATTGTTATGGAGTACGTAAGGGGCAGAACTCTGACGCCGAAGGACTTTGGAGTTCTGCCAGACCTCTTAGCTAGGGCAAGGTATCTGGAGGAGGTAAAAATAGAACACTTAGAGCTGTCCAGGCCGTGGAGGAACGTTCTAGTCACTGGGGAGAGGACTTACATAATAGACTACGACTCCTCCCAAGTCAAGGAAAACCCGAACAACGTAACTAAAGTCCTTTCTGCCTTCAAGTTGTACGAACTAGCAAGGGAGTACAAGAAAGGGAGGGATCTAAGGAAAGTCCTCTCTACCTTGACAGAACTGCTACCTTCTTCCTCAAGGCGATCCTTATTTCCTGCATAG